CTAATTTTATGGAATCAGTTGTGATAAATTCTGGTTTTTTATCTAAAGGATTATCCGATTTGTCAGATAAGTATGGTATGAATGGAGAGAGAGGGATGGGGTTCTTGCGTGCTTTAATACTAAATAGTAATGATGCGCCAGCTATTGTAGAGCTTGCAAGAAATTCTGGACCTGTAGGTTTAATTTTAAATGCACCTAGAAGCAATCTTCTGAGATTTATGCCTGCATTAAATATTTCAAGAGATGAGATTTCATTAATGCTAGAAATGTTAGATAGTTTTATTTCAAAAATATTAAAAAGATAATTTAGAGCGTTAAGCTTTATTTTAGAATCATTCTTTACGAAGTTTTTCTATAAGATGATCTATAGTTTTTATTGTGCATTCATAATCATCTCCTGCCATAGCAGGTGATGTTATGTATTTTCCACCAATAATAAAAGTAGGTACCCCTTTTATTTCATATAATCTAGCTAATTGATTAGCTCTATTTGATTTTGAATATATATGGAATGAGTTATATAATTCTAAGAATTCATTTGTGTTTATGTTTTTACTGTTTAACCACCATGTCAGGTCTTTTACCTGTTTTATTGATTTTTTTTTATTGCCAAACATATAGAATAATTCACTATGCAGGTGTGGTTTATTGAGTTCATTTATTGTTAGATATAATTTTTGCAATTCCTCAGATTTTTTATTGCAAGATACAGGAATTTTTATTAGAGTTACATCGGATGTTAGGGATGATTGCCATTGATTTAAGATATTTTCTATTGCTGTACAATGGTGACACATATAAGACAAGAATTCTATCACTTCTATTTTGTTTTTACCAAGAGACTCGATCTTATTAGTAATTACCTCATATCCATTTTCAGCATTACAATTATTTGATATAAGAAAAGTTATAACAATAATGATAATTCTCACTAATAATTGACATTTTTTGTAAATTTTTATCATCATCATATAAGAAATTTTAAAATGTAACTTCAGAATAGTAGAACTTTAATCCTCAGTTGCTATTCACAATAGTTTTTCATAGACATTTCAGTACTGAAATGTCTATGGTATTGAGATATCTAGTTTTATATCAATATAATAGATATCATTAGTTATTTGTTTTTTAAACACCTACATTACATTCTATCAGGGGCCGATATTCCAAGAATTTCCAGACCATCTTTAAGAATCTGCAAAGTGGCTTTTCCTAATCTAAGCCTAGATAACTTTATATCTAATTGTTCTGATATAATTTGATTCGAGTTATACCATGCATGACAATCGTATGCAAAGTCTCGCAACCAAAATGCTAAATTATGAGGTGAGAGTTCAGTAGCTGATTGATAAACAGTCTCTGGAAATTCTGATAATTTCTTTATTAAACTTAACTCTTCTGTGCTATTAAGTAATGATAGATCTGCTTTATATATTTCTTTATTATTTACATTAGCCTTATTAATAACAGAGTTTATACGAGCATATGCGTACTGTATATAAAATACTGGATTATCCTCTGATTTTGATATGGCTAGATCTATATCAAATATGAATTCAGTATCAGAACGTCGTTGTATTAAAAAATAACGAGCAGCATCACGTCCAACCCATTCTACAATATCATGCATAGTTACATAATTGCCAGCTCTTTTTGAGACCTTGACTTCTTCTCCATTACGAACTATTTTTACCATTTTATGTAAGACATAACTGGGGTATTCTTTAGGTATTCCTATATTTAATGCCTGTAAACCAGCTCTTACACGTGCTATTGTTCCATGATGATCACTACCTTGGATATTAATAGCATAGTGAAAACCTCTATCCCATTTAGTTTTGTGATATGCAACGTCAGGGAGAAAATATGTGTATTCACCAGTACTTTTACGCATTACTCTATCCTTATCATCACCTGTATTTAGATCAGTAGTGCGTAACCAAACAGCTCCATCTTTTTCGTATGAATAGCCATTATTATCAATTTCTTTTACTACTTCTGATACTTTGCCAGAAGTATAGAGTGAACTTTCCAGATAGTAGTTGTCAAATATTGTTCCAAATGATTTTAAATCTAGATCTTGTTCTCTCCTTAAATAAGCTACTGCAAAATTTTTTATATCAGACAAAGAGTCTATGTTGCCGCTTGCTATTACTTGATTTGATTCATTTATTTGAACAGATTTTCTATTAATAAAATCATTGGCTATGTCTGAAATATAGTCTCCTTTATATAGATCATTATCATCTACAGCATAGTTAACAATATTATTTCCTTTTGCAATTTTTTGTACACTGAGGGCTAGATTGTTAATTTGATTTCCTGCATCATTGTAATAAAATTCCTTAAACACCTTCCATCCTAATGCTTTGTATAGTTTACATATTGCATCTCCTATCGCTGCTTGTCTAGCATGGCCAACATGTAGGGGACCAGTAGGGTTGGCTGAAACATATTCTATTAGTATCTTTTTATTTGTGTTGTTGTTGTATCCATATAATATTTCTTTTTTTTCAATTGATGGAATGACTTCAAAAATAGCATTTTTAGACAAATAAAAATTTATAAATCCAGGTCCAGCTATTTCAATTTTATTAATTATTTTTGATAAATTATTATCAATAAGTAAATCTGATACCAATAGAGTGGCAACTTTTTGGGGGTTAGTTTTTGCCATCTTTGAAATGCGCATTGCAATATTAGTTGAAATATCACCATGTGCTTGTATTTTTGGTTTTTCTAGTAAAATTTCAATTTTAATTTCTGGGAAATTTTTAGTTATCAAACTTTGAATAGATGATATTATTTGTTTTTTGTGCCCTAAGAGCATGATGTATTTCTATAATGTAATGTAAGTTAATGTTTTATTTTACTACAAGAGACAATAATATAAATATTGTCTTTGTAGTAAATATTATCGTATTATGATTGTTGTTCTGATTCAAGATGTCTATTTATTGCACTGAGAACTGCCATAAAAGATGCAGTTACGATATCCCTATCTATACCTACTCCAAATATAGAACTATTATGTTCTATGCGTAACTCAACATAACATGCAGCACGTGTATTGGTATTTGATCCCAAAGAGTGTTCGTGATAGTCCATTATCCTTGCAGGCAATCCTAGTGCTGATATAAAAGCAGAAATTGCTCCATTTCCTTCGCCGTGTATAATTCGTTTTTGTCCATTGCATTCTATCTCTGCCTCAACAGAAAAATGCTTGGCTTCTGCTGCTTGTGGATCTCCATCTATACGATGACGAATTAATCTCCATGGCGATCTTTGATCTAGATATTCTGATTTGAATATATTATAAACTGCTTCAGCTGTAACTTCTCTTCCAGTTTTATCTGTAAATCTTTGAACAGCTCTACTGAATTCTATTTGTAGTTTCCTTGGTAGAACCAATCCATATTCTCTTTCAATAAGATATGCTACTCCACCTTTACCAGACTGACTGTTAACACGTATTACTGCATCATAGCTCCTTCCTAAATCAGCTGGATCTATTGGCAGATAAGGAACTTCCCATATGGTATCCATTTTCTGTAAGGCCATTCCTTTTTTTATGGCATCTTGATGTGATCCTGAGAATGCCGTAAACACAAGATCTCCAGCATATGGGTGCCTTGGCGGTGTAATCATTTGCGTGCAATGTTCAACACATCTTCTTATCTCATCAATATCAGAGAAATCTAACCCTGGATCAATTCCTTGTGTATACAGGTTTAATGCTAATGTTATTAGATCAACATTACCTGTTCTCTCTCCATGTCCAAATAAACAACCTTCGACTCGATCAGCACCAGCCATAATAGCTAATTCAGCTGATGCAACTGCGGTACCACGATCATTGTGAGGATGTACACTTAGTATTACATTATCCCTGTTGTTTATATTTCTATTCATCCATTCTATTTGGTCAGCATATATATTAGGTGTAGATGTTTCTATTGTTGCGGGTAGATTTAATATTAGTTTATTATTAACGGTAGGTTGAAAAATGTCTATCACTGTGTTGGCAACATCTAGTGCAAATTCTAATTCTGTTGAACTAAAAACTTCTATAGAATATTCATATTGCCAAATAGTTTTATCTGAATACTGGCTAAATAAATCCTTAACGAGATTAGCTCCATTCATAGCAATTTTTTTAATCTCATCACGATTCATATTAAATACTATTTTTCTAAAAGAAGGAGCACATGCATTGTATAAATGAACTATAGCTTTTTTTGCCCCATAAACAGCTTCTACTGTCTTCCTTATTAAGTCTTCCCTCGATTGAGTAAGAACTGAGATTGTCACGTCGTTTGGTATGTATTCATCTTCTATTAGCTTACGAGTAAAGTCGAACTCAGTCTTTGAGGCAGAAGGAAACCCAATTTCTATTTCTTTAAATCCAATTTTTAGTAATTGCTCAAAAAAACTTATTTTGCGTTCAATATTCATTGGTTCAATGAGTGACTGATTACCGTCTCTTAAATCAGTGCTAAGCCATATAGGGGCTTTTGTTATAAATTTACTTGGCCAAGTTCTATTACAGTAATCTTTTTTAAAAGGACGAAACGGCATATATTTAGTAGCTGGTTTAGTAATCATATTTTATATCCATATTTATTATAAATAAAAATCATTTTGACAATAGTATCTACTATTTTTAACGCTACAAACCAAGTATTTACAGAGAAGAACTTGATACTTAGTTTATATAAGATCCATGGACATAACCTATAATTAATTATCATGGAGTCACATTCAGAATCTTTATAATACCTTATATTTTTAATATATTATCATGTAAATATATAAGATTGTTGTCATGCGGCATCTATTATTTTGGTATTTTTACTAATTTAGTAATCAGTCTAATTATTTTGTTAGGTCTATGGTTTTTATATTTTTTGACATTTCATCTAATAAAATCATTTTATCTTTTTCTATTTTTTTTTGATCTTCTGGTGAAATTTTTTTACGATATTGATTTGTTATAGAAATATCTTTTGTCTCCTCTATAGCATCTTTTCTTAACATATATTTTTCTAGCAATTTATCAGAACTAGGTTGTGGAGGTTGTGCTATATGTTGTTTTCCATCAGCATTCAAACGCATAATGCCACTTCCTCTATTATTAATATCCATAGATAGTGGATTATTATTTGTAAGCCATTTATCTATAAAAACGATACATATAACTAACAAAAGTATTAATGTAAATACTAGTGCTGTTCTGTTTATTCTTAACATCTTTGCTTTTATTGCTTTACAAATGTTTTATTATGTTCTCTAGTTCTATGGAATTTTATATTAGGATATAGCTCCGATAGTGATCTGAGTTGAGCGCCAGAACTGATTAGAAGCGCAGGTGAATTTGTAATATCAAATGCCATATTTGTAATGTTTGAGTTTATGAATCTATCAAGTATTTGTTTATTGTCTGATGTTATCCATCTTGCCATATTATATCGAGTAGCATTCATCATAACATCAGCACTATATTCGTTCTTTAGTCTATGTGCTACGACTTCAAATTGTAATTTGCCGATAGCTCCTAGGAGTAATGGTCCTCCAGAATAATATTGGAATACTTGTATAGCTCCTTCTTCTCCAAGTTGTCGTAATCCGTTATATAGTTGTTTTGTTTTTAATGGATCTTTAGGTTCTACAGAATAGAACATTTCGGGAGCAAAAAATGGTAATCCAGTAAATTCTAGATATTCTCCTTCAGTTATAACATCTCCTAGATGGATAGTCCCATGATTAGGAATTCCTATAATATCACCTGCAAAAGCCTCTTCTACTATTTCTCGGCGTTGTGATAAAAAAGATACAACACTGTTAGTTTTTATTTCCTTTTTTGTTCTTATGTTTTTTAGACTCATGCCTCTAGTAAACTTACCGGAATTTATTTTTATAAAGGCCACCCTATCTCTATGAGATGGATCCATATTTGCCTGTATCTTAAATACTAAGCCAGAGAACTTTTTTTCTTCAGGGTATACTGTTCTGCTTATAGTAATAATAGGGGAAGGAGCAGGTAAATAATCTACTATAGAGTCTAATATTTCTTGAACTCCAAAATTATTTATAGCAGAACCAAAGAATATGGGAGTTTGATCGCCATTAATAAATTTTTCTTGTTCAAATTTTGGGGTTGCGTTACGAATTAAATCTATTTCCTGAGCTATTGGCGCAAAGAAATTATTAAATCTTTCTTTGTTGTCATATGAGTTATCCAGGATGTTTTCAGGTTTAGTGTATGTTTCTTGTCCTGGTTTGAATACAAGTATTCTATCATCCTTAAGATTAAATACTCCTTTAAATGACTTTCCCATTCCAATAGGCCATGAAAATGGTACAGATTCAATTTTTAAACTATTCTCTACCTCTGACAATAATTCTAATGGCTCTCTAACTTCTCTATCAAATTTATTTATGAATGTAATAATAGGAGTTTTTCTAGATCTACATATATCTAAGAGTCGTATTGTTTGTGATTCAATTCCATTAGCAGCATCTATTACCATTAATGCGCCGTCAACAGCCGTCAAAACTCTATAGGTATCCTCGGAAAAATCTTGATGACCAGGAGTATCCAGAAGGTTTATTATACAATCACGGTATTCTATTTGCATTACTGAAGACGCTACTGAAATGCCCCTTTGTCTTTCTATTTCCATCCAATCAGAAGCTGCATAACGAGAAGACTTTCTAGCCTTAACACTGCCTGCTATTTGTATAGCTCCAGCAAACAATAGTATTTTCTCTGTAAGTGTAGTTTTTCCAGCATCAGGGTGTGAAATTATAGCAAAAGTTCTTCTTCTTTTAACTTCTCTAGCAATATCCTTCATTGCATATTCTTATAAGTGATTTTAAATAGTGTAATTTTGTTTATTTGGCTATCGAATACCTAGTAAATTAGGAAAGAGGCCGACTAAAAGGATTTAATAAAAAATATGGCTCCCCGAGCTGGACTCGAACCAGCGACCTGCGGATTAACAGTCCGTCGCTCTACCAACTGAGCTATCAGGGAAAAATAATATTGACTCAAAATACCATTATTAAAGATGATATTTTTAAATTAAGAACATGTCAATAGCTAAATTAAAACTACTTAAAATATGATGATCTTATACTATGGTGCCGACTAGAGGAGTTGAACCCCCGACCTTCGCATTACAAGTGCGCTGCTCTACCAACTGAGCTAAGCCGGCTCTATAAAAACAAACATCCTTTATTGTAATAAATTTTTACAAAAAAGCCAATGATAACATATTTTAATTATTTGACTATAGAAAACTGTTTACTCTTAATGTTTTCTAAATTGCTATCATTATTAGCTTTTGAAAAAGTAAATTCCATACCAATTCCTGTTACAGGGGAGTATATAGCTATAATATTAGCCATTGGTATAAAAATATTTTCTATTGTATTATTAAAATTAGCTTGAAACGTTATAGCATCGTTCTTTATTTGCAATTTGGCAGTTGCGTCTATACTTATATTTAGCGTAATTTCTCCGTTTTTAATATATAAACGAGGAACTATAGTAGTATCATCAGTTTTAACTAAAATGTAAGGTTCATAGTTATTATCTGTACACCACTCATGCAAAGCTCTTATTAAATAAGGCTTAGTTGAATTTGATTGCATATATTTTATCCTAATTCTATCTACGCATAATTTTCTCTGAAGGTGTTAATGATTCTATGTATGCTGGTCTAGAAAAAATTCTTTCTGCATATTTTTGTAATGGCGCTGCATTTTTCGACAAGGATATCTCGTAATGTTCTAATCTCCATAATAGTGGAGCTATTGATATATCAAGCATAGAAAAATCATCTCCTAATAGAAATTTGTTTCTTGATAGAATAGGAGAAAGTTGTGTTAGTCTATCTTTAATCTTTATACGGGCTTCGGCAATTGCGTTACTATCATGTTTAGCATTTTTATTTTCTAGTATTTTAACTTGAGAGAACAACTCTTTTTCAAAATTATATAAAAATAACCTAATTCTTGCTCTTGTTATTGGGTCTGCTGGCATTAATTGTGGGTGTGGAAATCTTTCGTCTATATATTCGTTTATTATGTTAGATTCATACAAAACTAGATCTCTTTCTACTAGGATCGGTACATTACCATATGGATTCATCGTAAGAATATTTTCAGGTTTATTATTTATATCGATATCACGGATTTCAAAATCCATCCATTTTTCAAATAAAACAAAACGACATCTATGAGAGAACGGACACGTTATTCCTGAGTAAAGCACCATCATTTTTAAGAAATACCTTCAAGTTAGTCTTTGTTATTCATTTACAAAAATAACATGCAAATTAAATTCATGTAGTATATCGAACATTATAATTGATATATTTGTATATCAATAGTAATTTGTTACTAAATAGGATTATCTACTTCTATGTATTCTACCTTAATATCAAATGTTTTTCTTAAGAGATCTCCTAAGGCTTGTATTCCATATCTTTCAGTAGCATGATGTCCAGCACATATGAATCCAATATCCGTTTCTCTAGCTATATGAACTACTGGCTCGGATATTTCTCCAGTCACATAAACATCTGCACCTACATCAATTGCTTCTGAAAACATTTTTTGTCCGCCTCCGGAACACCATGCAATGTTTTCTATATTTTTTTTTGGATTGCCTATGAGTAATGAAGCTCGATTTATTTTAGTGCTTATAATAGTATTTAAATGATCCATGTCGCGTAAATTCTTAGATTTGCCTAGCCATAACATAGACCCGTTACTACTGTTTTTTCTTATATCATAGAACCCTAATAGAGTGCCAAGAGTTATGTTATTACCTATCTCTGGATGATCATCTAGTGGCAGGTGATATGCAAAAACATTCAGTTTATTTTCTAGGCATAATGCTATGCGTTTGCGTTTTATTCCAGATATAGCTAAATTATCATTTTTCCATAGCAATCCATGATGGACTATAACGGCATCTGCTTTAGCTTTAATAGCCTTTTGTAAAAATAATTCACACGCTGTTACCCCTAAGGCAATACTGTATATTCTTTCTTTTCCTTCTACTTGTAATCCATTAGGACAAAAGTCATCATACTTTTCTGGATTAAACACACAGTTTAACCATTCTAGTAGAATCTTCGAGGTTATGTACTTCATTTAATGTTTTTTTAAATCCATATAAATATTTTGAGGAATATGCATATCATCATATAACTATTTACTCATAAGAATCATAGAATTTTCTTATGTAAACTATTGCCTCCAATTATATGGAAATGTAAGTGTGGTATTTCTTGTCCAGAATTAGTTCCAGCATTACTAATTACCCTAAAACCATTCTTGCATCCGTTTTGTATAATTATCTCAGGTATTAACGCTATCATTCTTCCTAACCATTCAGAGTCATTAATAGATATACTTTGCAATGATTCTATATGTTTTTTTGTTACTAATAACAAGTGTAGTTCAGAAATAGGATTTTTATCATGAAAAACTATAAACTCTTCATTCTCAAAAACTATTATCGCTGGTAAATCTTTTTTTATGATTTTACAAAAAATACAAGTCTCAGTCATCATAATCCTTACCTTTTTCACGTCTAGATTTTTCTTCTATTCCAGATAACCCTTCTCTTCTTTCCAGTTCTGATAGAACATCTTCTGGCCTAAGATTATAATATGTTAGCAATACAATACAATGAAACCAGAGATCTGCTGTTTCATTAATAATAAATTTAGACTGCCCGTCTTTAGCTGCCATAACTAGCTCTGTAGCTTCTTCACCTATTTTTTTTAGAAAGGAATCTGGTCCAGTTGTAAACAATTTTGCTACGTAAGAATTGTTATTATTAAGACTATTGTTTTCATTCGGTTTTCTGTCTTTTAATGTATCTGCTAGTCTGGATAGCACTTCTTGTCCTGTATTTCTTAAGATTTTCATACTTATTTATATATATGCTCAGGGTTTTTTAATATTGGATCTATTTCTTTCCATTCTAATCTGTTTATATCTCCATTTGTAGTTATCTCAGGATTTTCTAATTTAAGAAAGAAACAGCTATTCCGTCCTGTATGACAAGATATTCCTCCAATTTGTTCTACCTTGAGTAATAACACATCGTTGTCACAATCTGTTCTTATCTCATGAACAATTTGTATATGTCCCGATTCTTCACCTTTGCGCCATATACGATTACGAGATCTAGACCAGTAGACTACCTTTTTTGTTCTTACCGTTTCATATAAAGCCTCATCATTCATCCAAGCTAACATAAGAATAGAGTTTGTTTTATATTCCTGTGTAATTGCTGGCAATAGGCCATATTTGTCAAATTTAAGATTGTTTATCCAAGATATTAAGTTATTCATCATAAGATGTTTCTACCTAATAGGTATACCAAGATTTGTCATGAATTTTTTACATTCACTTATAGTATGAATTCCAAAATGGAAAATGCTTGCTGCTAATACAGCACTAGCATGGCCTTCTGTTATACCATCAGCTAAATGTTGTAAGCTTCCAACACCGCCAGAAGCTATGACTGGAATTGGTAAATTATCAGATATTGTTTTTGTAAGCTCTAAATCAAATCCAGTTTTTGTTCCATCTTTATCCATGCTTGTTAATAATATCTCACCAGCGCCATACGATGACATCATTTTTGCCCATTTTATAGCATTTATACCGGTTGATTCCCTTCCTCCTTTTATTAGAACTTCCCATTTAGGATATTCACCTGTTTTAGAAACACGACGAGCATCTATAGCAACAACTATACATTGCGAACCATAGTAATCAGATGCTTCTTTAACAATATCTGGATTTTCAACAGCAGAGCTATTTATACTGACTTTGTCCGCGCCAGCATTCAGTAATTTTTTTATATCAGATATTTTCCTAACCCCACCTCCTACTGTTAAAGGAATGAATACTTTGGAGGCAACTTTCTCTATTACGGGTAGAATTAGTTCACGATTCTCATTAGTTGCTGTAATATCAAGGAAGGTTATCTCATCAGCACCTTGTTCGTCATAACGTTTTGCTATTTCTACTGGATCTCCAGCATCCGTTAAGTTAACAAAATTGACTCCTTTTACTACACGTCCACCAGCAACATCAAGGCATGGTATAATTCTTTTTGTTAGAAAGTTTGTCATTTTTACTTCGACTTTGGTTTTGTTAGTTCATCGGCTAGTTTTTGAGCTGATCTAAAATCTAAAGATCCTTCATATATGCTTCTTCCTAAAATAGCGCCTTCTATCCCTTCTTCAGAAACTTCACATAATTTTTCGATATCTTTAATCGTTGCTACACCTCCTGATGCGTATACAGGAATTTTTATGTTTCTTGCAAGCTCAACAGTAGATTCTATATTTAATCCAGACAACATTCCATCCCTGTTTATGTCAGTGTAAATGATAGAGTCACATCCATAATTTTCAAATTTTTTTGCAATATCTATTAAATTGTGTTTAGTTATCTTACTCCATCCATCAGTAGCAAGCTTACCATCTTTGGCGTCTAGTCCAGCTATTATGTGTCCAGGGAAAGCCACACAAGCCTCATTCAGGAAACCTGGATTCTTCACTGCCTCTGTTCCGATAATAACGTAAGATATTCCTATATCTAAATAGTATTCAATGGTGTTTAAATCACGGATACCACCTCCTATTTGTACAGGAATCTCATTATCAATAGTATCTAGTATTGACTTTATTTGTAGATCATTTTTAGGTTTTCCTATGAATGCTCCATTAAGGTCTACTAAATGTATACGACGAGCTCCACTCTCCAACCATCTTTTAGCTACTATGGATGGTTCTTCTGAAAAAATTGTGGAATCACTCAAATTTCCTTGGCGTAATCTAACACATTGTCCGTTTTTAAGATCGATAGCTGGAATCAGTAACATATATATACTATAAATTAGGTTAATTAAAAGAATATTATTTTAAATTTAACATCAAACTTTCCAGTTTGCAAAGTTACGATATAGCATTAATCCATATTTCGAACTTTTCTCTGGATGAAACTGTACTGCAAATATATTATCAGAAGCTATAGCACAGGTGAAAGACAATCCATAATCAGTTTCTCCTGCTATAATAGTCTCATCTTCTGGACAGACATAGTAGCTATGAACAAAATAGAAATGGGTATTATTGGGAATGTCTTTCCATAGAAAATGATCTTGTTTTTGATGAACTCTATTCCATCCCATATGTGGGACTTTTAGAGAATTTGCGTTGATTTTTTCTTCTGAGTTCGAGGCATTAACAAAAGGATAGCCACTGAATTGTTTTACAGATCCTCTTAATAGCCCAAGGCATTTTACATGTCCATTTTCTAGGCTATAATCAAACAACATTTGTTCACCTACGCAGATACCAAGCATAGGTTTTTCTGAAATGGTGTTTTTAATCAATTCTATCAATCCTAATTTTTCAAGGTTTTTCATGGAGTCTAGCATTGCTCCTTGACCAGGAAGAACTAATTTATCTGCCCTTTTTATTTCTTCAGTGGAACTACAAATTTTAATGTTAGCTTCC
The genomic region above belongs to Candidatus Kinetoplastibacterium blastocrithidii (ex Strigomonas culicis) and contains:
- a CDS encoding thiol:disulfide interchange protein DsbA/DsbL, with translation MRIIIIVITFLISNNCNAENGYEVITNKIESLGKNKIEVIEFLSYMCHHCTAIENILNQWQSSLTSDVTLIKIPVSCNKKSEELQKLYLTINELNKPHLHSELFYMFGNKKKSIKQVKDLTWWLNSKNINTNEFLELYNSFHIYSKSNRANQLARLYEIKGVPTFIIGGKYITSPAMAGDDYECTIKTIDHLIEKLRKE
- the argS gene encoding arginine--tRNA ligase translates to MLLGHKKQIISSIQSLITKNFPEIKIEILLEKPKIQAHGDISTNIAMRISKMAKTNPQKVATLLVSDLLIDNNLSKIINKIEIAGPGFINFYLSKNAIFEVIPSIEKKEILYGYNNNTNKKILIEYVSANPTGPLHVGHARQAAIGDAICKLYKALGWKVFKEFYYNDAGNQINNLALSVQKIAKGNNIVNYAVDDNDLYKGDYISDIANDFINRKSVQINESNQVIASGNIDSLSDIKNFAVAYLRREQDLDLKSFGTIFDNYYLESSLYTSGKVSEVVKEIDNNGYSYEKDGAVWLRTTDLNTGDDKDRVMRKSTGEYTYFLPDVAYHKTKWDRGFHYAINIQGSDHHGTIARVRAGLQALNIGIPKEYPSYVLHKMVKIVRNGEEVKVSKRAGNYVTMHDIVEWVGRDAARYFLIQRRSDTEFIFDIDLAISKSEDNPVFYIQYAYARINSVINKANVNNKEIYKADLSLLNSTEELSLIKKLSEFPETVYQSATELSPHNLAFWLRDFAYDCHAWYNSNQIISEQLDIKLSRLRLGKATLQILKDGLEILGISAPDRM
- the leuA gene encoding 2-isopropylmalate synthase gives rise to the protein MITKPATKYMPFRPFKKDYCNRTWPSKFITKAPIWLSTDLRDGNQSLIEPMNIERKISFFEQLLKIGFKEIEIGFPSASKTEFDFTRKLIEDEYIPNDVTISVLTQSREDLIRKTVEAVYGAKKAIVHLYNACAPSFRKIVFNMNRDEIKKIAMNGANLVKDLFSQYSDKTIWQYEYSIEVFSSTELEFALDVANTVIDIFQPTVNNKLILNLPATIETSTPNIYADQIEWMNRNINNRDNVILSVHPHNDRGTAVASAELAIMAGADRVEGCLFGHGERTGNVDLITLALNLYTQGIDPGLDFSDIDEIRRCVEHCTQMITPPRHPYAGDLVFTAFSGSHQDAIKKGMALQKMDTIWEVPYLPIDPADLGRSYDAVIRVNSQSGKGGVAYLIEREYGLVLPRKLQIEFSRAVQRFTDKTGREVTAEAVYNIFKSEYLDQRSPWRLIRHRIDGDPQAAEAKHFSVEAEIECNGQKRIIHGEGNGAISAFISALGLPARIMDYHEHSLGSNTNTRAACYVELRIEHNSSIFGVGIDRDIVTASFMAVLSAINRHLESEQQS
- a CDS encoding peptide chain release factor 3, encoding MKDIAREVKRRRTFAIISHPDAGKTTLTEKILLFAGAIQIAGSVKARKSSRYAASDWMEIERQRGISVASSVMQIEYRDCIINLLDTPGHQDFSEDTYRVLTAVDGALMVIDAANGIESQTIRLLDICRSRKTPIITFINKFDREVREPLELLSEVENSLKIESVPFSWPIGMGKSFKGVFNLKDDRILVFKPGQETYTKPENILDNSYDNKERFNNFFAPIAQEIDLIRNATPKFEQEKFINGDQTPIFFGSAINNFGVQEILDSIVDYLPAPSPIITISRTVYPEEKKFSGLVFKIQANMDPSHRDRVAFIKINSGKFTRGMSLKNIRTKKEIKTNSVVSFLSQRREIVEEAFAGDIIGIPNHGTIHLGDVITEGEYLEFTGLPFFAPEMFYSVEPKDPLKTKQLYNGLRQLGEEGAIQVFQYYSGGPLLLGAIGKLQFEVVAHRLKNEYSADVMMNATRYNMARWITSDNKQILDRFINSNITNMAFDITNSPALLISSGAQLRSLSELYPNIKFHRTREHNKTFVKQ
- a CDS encoding stringent starvation protein B, translating into MQSNSTKPYLIRALHEWCTDNNYEPYILVKTDDTTIVPRLYIKNGEITLNISIDATAKLQIKNDAITFQANFNNTIENIFIPMANIIAIYSPVTGIGMEFTFSKANNDSNLENIKSKQFSIVK
- a CDS encoding glutathione S-transferase N-terminal domain-containing protein, which codes for MMVLYSGITCPFSHRCRFVLFEKWMDFEIRDIDINNKPENILTMNPYGNVPILVERDLVLYESNIINEYIDERFPHPQLMPADPITRARIRLFLYNFEKELFSQVKILENKNAKHDSNAIAEARIKIKDRLTQLSPILSRNKFLLGDDFSMLDISIAPLLWRLEHYEISLSKNAAPLQKYAERIFSRPAYIESLTPSEKIMRR
- a CDS encoding Nif3-like dinuclear metal center hexameric protein, with translation MKYITSKILLEWLNCVFNPEKYDDFCPNGLQVEGKERIYSIALGVTACELFLQKAIKAKADAVIVHHGLLWKNDNLAISGIKRKRIALCLENKLNVFAYHLPLDDHPEIGNNITLGTLLGFYDIRKNSSNGSMLWLGKSKNLRDMDHLNTIISTKINRASLLIGNPKKNIENIAWCSGGGQKMFSEAIDVGADVYVTGEISEPVVHIARETDIGFICAGHHATERYGIQALGDLLRKTFDIKVEYIEVDNPI
- a CDS encoding HIT domain-containing protein; amino-acid sequence: MTETCIFCKIIKKDLPAIIVFENEEFIVFHDKNPISELHLLLVTKKHIESLQSISINDSEWLGRMIALIPEIIIQNGCKNGFRVISNAGTNSGQEIPHLHFHIIGGNSLHKKIL
- a CDS encoding phosphoribosyl-ATP diphosphatase, whose amino-acid sequence is MKILRNTGQEVLSRLADTLKDRKPNENNSLNNNNSYVAKLFTTGPDSFLKKIGEEATELVMAAKDGQSKFIINETADLWFHCIVLLTYYNLRPEDVLSELERREGLSGIEEKSRREKGKDYDD